A stretch of the Pelmatolapia mariae isolate MD_Pm_ZW linkage group LG23, Pm_UMD_F_2, whole genome shotgun sequence genome encodes the following:
- the LOC134620514 gene encoding general transcription factor II-I repeat domain-containing protein 2-like → MFTDKRQLFSNVSLSRNIVAQRVDQLSSNLKEQLVEKGKDFIAYSLGMDESTDTTDIAQLSIFICGVDSSLTVTEEFLALRPMHGTTTGQDLYEEVSRCVNEMGLPWEKLVGLTSDGEPAMCGHRSELVARIRERMQDENVTEELTAYHCIIHQESLCGKALKMEHVMTIITRAVNFIRAKGLNHRQFKAFLEEYGDLPYHTNVQWLSQGKVLQRCFELREEICLFMESKENDTTELRDETFMCEMAFLCDITSHLNVMILQLQGRGRVISDLYSTVKAFKTKLSLWQTQMQKENLSHFPSCQTMKEKLSTALFPSAQFADKLNILAAEFRRRFADFEAQKNRFELLANAFGVDVESAPANLQMELIELQCNDTLREKYERLGATEFARFIPDTMPQLRIQAAQTISMFGSTYLCEQLFSLMKLSKTSHRSRLTDKHLDSILRTSSAQNLTPSIDELVQKMRHHQVSGSVSDK, encoded by the coding sequence ATGTTCACGGACAAACGGCAGCTATTTTCAAACGTGAGCCTGAGCAGAAACATCGTTGCTCAACGTGTAGACCAGCTGTCCTCCAATCTAAAAGAACAGCTTGTGGAAAAGGGAAAAGATTTCATTGCATATTCTCTTGGTATGGACGAGAGCACTGACACAACTGACATTGCCCAGTTGTCAATTTTCATTTGTGGAGTGGACTCCAGCCTGACCGTAACAGAAGAGTTTTTGGCGTTACGTCCGATGCATGGCACGACTACAGGACAAGATCTGTATGAAGAGGTATCCAGATGTGTAAATGAGATGGGACTGCCTTGGGAAAAACTCGTGGGATTGACATCAGATGGAGAACCTGCGATGTGTGGACACAGGAGTGAATTGGTGGCAAGGATACGTGAGAGGATGCAGGATGAAAATGTCACAGAGGAGCTGACAGCTTATCACTGCATAATACACCAGGAGTCCTTATGTGGCAAAGCCTTGAAAATGGAACATGTAATGACCATCATAACGCGTGCAGTTAACTTCATCAGAGCCAAAGGTTTAAATCACCGCCAGTTCAAGGCATTTCTGGAAGAGTATGGTGACTTGCCCTatcacacaaatgtgcaatggCTAAGCCAGGGAAAGGTGCTGCAAAGATGTTTCGAGCTTCGTGAGGAGATCTGTCTGTTCATGGAAAGCAAAGAGAATGACACAACAGAGCTTCGAGATGAAACATTTATGTGTGAAATGGCGTTTCTGTGCGACATCACAAGCCATCTGAATGTGATGATCCTGCAACTGCAGGGACGGGGGCGTGTCATCTCTGATCTGTACAGTACGGTGAAGGCGTTCAAAACCAAGCTGAGTCTGTGGCAGACGCAGATGCAGAAAGAAAACTTGAGCCACTTCCCCAGCTGCCAGACCATGAAAGAGAAGCTCTCTACTGCTTTGTTCCCAAGTGCACAGTTTGCCGATAAACTCAACATACTTGCCGCCGAGTTCCGACGCCGATTTGCTGACTTTGAAGCTCAAAAAAACAGGTTTGAACTACTTGCCAATGCTTTTGGAGTTGATGTGGAAAGCGCACCAGCAAACCTCCAAATGGAGTTGATTGAGCTCCAGTGCAATGACACACTGAGGGAAAAATATGAGAGATTGGGTGCCACTGAGTTTGCACGTTTCATCCCCGACACAATGCCTCAGCTGCGCATCCAAGCTGCTCAGACGATCTCCATGTTTGGCAGCACATACCTGTGTGAACAATTGTTCTCTTTGATGAAGCTAAGCAAAACATCACACCGGAGCCGTCTTACTGATAAACACCTTGACTCAATCCTGAGGACTTCCTCAGCTCAGAACCTGACCCCGAGCATTGATGAACTCGTACAAAAGATGAGACACCACCAAGTATCAGGCTCAGTCTCAGACAAGTGA